One segment of Phragmites australis chromosome 13, lpPhrAust1.1, whole genome shotgun sequence DNA contains the following:
- the LOC133889693 gene encoding large ribosomal subunit protein P2A-like translates to MKFVASYLLAVLSGNSSPSAEDLTAILESVGCEIDNEKMELLLSQLSGKDITELIAAGREKFASVPCGGGGGVAVAAAPAAAGAGAAPAAEAKKEEKVEEKEESDDDMGFSLFD, encoded by the exons ATGAAGTTCGTTGCATCCTATCTGCTTGCTGTCCTCTCTGGCAACTCCAGCCCCTCTGCGGAGGATTTGACTGCTATTCTGGAGTCAG TTGGCTGTGAAATTGACAATGAAAAGATGGAACTCCTGCTGTCCCAGCTGAGTGGTAAGGACATTACCGAGCTTATTGCTGCTGGTAGGGAGAAGTTCGCTTCTGTCCcttgtggtggtggcggcggtgtaGCTGTTGCAGCTGCCCcagctgctgctggtgctgggGCTGCTCCTGCAGCTGAggcaaagaaagaagagaaggtggaggagaaggaagagagtGATGAT GACATGGGCTTCAGCCTCTTCGACTAA
- the LOC133889371 gene encoding uncharacterized protein LOC133889371: MDVDNQETMEETILVGDDLMRGPPSPVIPKEIASHVLEGVELCDSILKNLFLCLQINDIEPFCQDEIVLYRQCAEKRDKEIRERMQDSEYKLGFSMPLEEAKERATQLHSEVTLLERRMILASGLEGMEGFRQRWSLHGQLEDTRKRLEALNRGVAKRENQSSTREGTEPPARKKWLFW, encoded by the exons ATGGATG TCGATAATCAAGAAACGATGGAGGAGACCatccttgttggtgatgatcTCATGCGTGGGCCACCATCCCCTGTCATACCAAAAGAGATTGCATCACATGTCCTTGAAGGTGTTGAGCTTTGTGACAGTATACTCAAAAATCTTTTCCTAT GCTTACAAATCAATGATATTGAGCCATTCTGCCAAGACGAAATTGTGCTATACCGACAATGTGCTGAGAAAAGG GACAAGGAAATAAGGGAGCGGATGCAAGACAGTGAATATAAATTGGGTTTTTCGATGCCCCTGGAAGAAGCAAAGGAGAGAGCTACCCAACTCCATTCAGAAGTCACGCTGCTAGAAAG GCGTATGATTCTTGCTAGTGGACTTGAGGGTATGGAAGGATTTCGCCAGAGGTGGAGCTTGCACGGACAGCTCGAAGATACAAG GAAAAGGCTAGAAGCACTGAACCGTGGCGTGGCAAAAAGAGAGAACCAAAGTTCTACACGGGAAGGAACAGAACCGCCAGCTAGGAAGAAATGGTTGTTTTGGTAG